Genomic DNA from Ruminococcus sp. OA3:
GTCGTGATCGTATTAACAAAGTTATCAACAGCAGACTGTCGTTCAGCAGTTGACTGCGCGTTCTGAAGCTGGTTAATATAATCCTGCAATTGCGACTTTGAAGGCATATAAACTTGTTTCGGCAATTCCTGTACTTCCGGCGATTCCTGCGCCTTAGAAGTAAGAGCAATATTGGAATTATTTAACTTACTTGCGGGTTTTGCCACATAAGGCTCCTGCTCAATACAATGTGCATTATAATAATCTGTAAATCCACTGTCACCCCAAGGAAAAACAGGAACATTGGAAGATATAGAGTAAGCATAATTAGGGTTAATTTCATAATAAGTCATTAGAGGCGTATTTGTAGTTTTCCACGCACCATCAGAATATGTATAACGATTGCTACCACGAGATTGGGTATACGCACCATAATACGGACCCTTATCCGCACGCATAAGAGCAAACGGGTCTTTCTGCATCATAATTGTAACCGTCTTTTCGGTACCCCCTTTAGCAGTGCCGACAAGCATAAAATAATACGGTTTATCTTCTAACCTACGTAAAAATTCATCATAAGGTATCAGGTCTGTAATGTTTTCTTGTTTAGCCAATTCCTGTGTTGCAAAATCCATATAATCACCTTTCGGCAACATATCCACAAGCTTTTCATTCGCTTGAAGGAAAATAGTAGCAATGGCACCTTTCAGGTAAAGACCTCCATGTTTATCCAGATTCTTCTTAACAAGGTTCTTAAATTGCTCCCACTTCGAAGGCTTATTATTCGGGTCTTGGTCAGGGTCAGTTTCTGGATTCGTCATACCTGATTCCTCATAAGCCAGATCAAAGCTAATCCCATCCATCAAACCAGCAACATCATCAGCAACCCCTTGCAGATCTTGCGCCCAGTTGTCAACATTTTGGTCAACATCCACATACCCGGTATAGGTAATTCCAGCCGACGCCAAGAACATCAATAAAATCGCAACATCATCCACAATTGCAATCGCTTCTACTTCTTGTGGTGTTTTATAAGCTATATACGCCGAACTAACTACCAGTGTCAGGCAGAGCAGAAGAGTAGTAATCACTTTCATCCATTTCTTTTTCATTGTTTTCCCCCTCCTAAAAATTAAAAATGTTGAAAAGCATCAAAACCAAGTAATATAGACCAAAATAAAGACCACAATAAAAAAATGATAAAAACGCAACAAATAACAATAAATATGACAGCATCTTATTCTCCTTCTTTTTATGAAAAAAGGGCTGGCAATCGCCAACCCTTCGGCATATCTGCCTACGTACCTAATTCCTTAGGCTTTTCCGGTAACCTTCTTAAATACCTTAATACTGACTGTTACAACCAGAATACCGCCGATAATCGGGAGTGCGATCGGGAGGACAGAGCCGATAACTCCGGTAATGGAAGAGCCAATTTCCGTAAAAGAAGATGTCAAGCTTGTTACGATAGATTCCATAAGGTTTCTCCTTTCCGGCTTACGCCTGTTTGAATATTTTCACTAAACCGGATACGACAAGACCAACGGCTAAGGGGATAGCACTGGCAAGGAAGCCGACCGGGATAAATGAAACCATGAGTTGTGAGGTATCCGAAACAGTAAGGGCAATCATTTTGACGGTATCCATAAAATCCTCCTTAATGATGCAGGAAGCGGGAGAGAATCACGGTACAGATCGCACCGAAGATCATGGCAATTCCGCAAAGCATCGGTATCTGGATATTTTCAAGGTTCTGAAGGTGTGTCTCTGTTTTTTCCTGAATCGCTGTCAATGTTTTAGCAAGCTCCTTACTCTGTGCCAGATACGTTTCATCCGTCAGAAGTTTTACTTCATCAGCTGTCATCTTACCATCCATGCGTACCAGCAGTTCATAGATATCAGAAAGCTGTGTCTCACCGGATACAGACGTTTCCGTCTGTGTATCGGCTGCCTGTGCATTCAGGTAGTCTTGTACTAACGTTTCATTCATGCCATCACCTCACGTTGGGCAGACAAGCGGCAGGGTAGGAAATGCGCCACCCTGCCACCAATCATTAGTTTGGGGGATTACCGGGTTCTACACCATGCCGTCAAGGGGCAAGCCTTCGGACTACGTCCCCTTGACGGCATTCTTTTCTGCTCACGACTTATTCGCCGGAAGTGGCTTATCAACGTTGACATCGAGTACCCGAAGGCTCTTAAAGGTCGTGTTGTAGTCGAGATAGCATTGTACTTTGCTGAATTCCGGCAGGGAAGTTGCTTTCTTGTAGATATCTTCATTTGTGGAACATTCCACCGTGTCCAGACCGTCAATCTCACGCAGGAGTACCTTCGGGGTTGTCTGGGACGGGTCGCGGTAATTCGGTTTCATGATCGCTCCGGCAAGAACATAATTTCCATACATTTTCATAAGCATTTACCTCTCTTCTCTATCTTTGAATATAATCATCTGCACTTTGCAGAATGGACATGACACTGTCCAGCATCTTGCAGTAACGCCGATACTGGGCAGCCGTCACCTTACAGCCTGATCCCTGGCATTCCTGATAATACCGGACCTGCATCGTAAGGTATTTATGATAATCGAGCAATACAGGCAGAGGCATCTTAACTACATACGTTCTTTCAAACATCCAACCGCTCCTTTTTGACCAGCTCATTCATACATTTTTGAGCAGTATTGAAACTTAACAAATCATAATAGTTGAGAGTAAAGTGATTCAAGCCATCAGTGGAATCGAGAACCTGAATCAGTGCGCCAGTCTCATAAGCAAACCGGAGCAGAAAGACATAATTGTTTGTAAATAGCTCTAACCTGTACATTTCGCCCAATCCTTTATTTGAGGGAGGAGGGAGCCGGAACTCCCGCCGTCCGTGTCACCGCATTTTCTTTGTATTCCCGTAAATCAATTGCATATCCGAGTTCCAACGTCCATTCCATTTTTTCATTAAAATTTATTGTGCTACTGATCGAACCGATGGTCAGATATGGATTAGTATCCTCATGATCCAATCATTCCCGTACACAGGCTATAATGTTTTTCAGTACTTCATTTTCCAGTTTTAAACGCTCCATTCTTGTCATATAAAATCCTCCCTCTTCCCTTCATGCATAAAAGCATGATATAATTAAACACTATACATTTAATACTTATTTGATAAGTTTTACTCTTTGAGTATATCCCAAAAAAATGGGATTGTCAATAAAAATATCCCAAATAAATGGGATGGAGGAGGAGAAAAAATGATTGATGAAAATTATTTTGGAAGAAGGCTGGAGGAATGCATAAAAAAGGCAGGGTATACGAACAGTCAGATTACAAAAGAATTGAATTTATCAAAAAATGCCATAGGTAATTATAAAAATAATCAAATTCCAAACGCATCAATATTATATAAAATTTCCCAAATACTAGGGACAACAATGGAATATTTATTGACGGGAAAAAATGAATCGGAGTTAACAGATGAAGAGAGCAAAATAATAAAAGCATACAGATTAGCACCTGAAGGGATTCAACAAGCAACAAAAAAAATATTAGATATACCAGATACGGGGAAATCATCGAATTCAAAAATTGGTTAAAAAGATAATTTAAAGTACACAAATGAGGGAGATTTCATATGGATCAATTAGCTAACTTGGCAACGGAGTTTTTTGTAATTGTTGTTTTTATAGTAACTATTGTTGTTGGTATACAAGTTTACATCCAGAACAAAAGATACAAAAATTCATCTTATGGTAAACAAAGCAAAATATCCTTTTTTAAAATCATAGAAGACAAAGGTGCAAGAGGGGAATATAGAACTTCTTATGAACTGGAAAAAGCAAATTTTTATAAGAAATTTATATTTAACTGTTATGTACCGAATTACAAAAATGAGCTTACAGAAATAGATATTATAATGCTATCTACAAAAGGTATCTTTGTTGTAGAAAATAAAAATTATGCAGGTTGGATATTCGGAGATGAAAATAGTAAAAATTGGTGTCAGACTCTGAACGGGAAAAAATCCTTTTTCTACAATCCTATAAAGCAGAACAAAAGTCATATTAAAAATTTGAATAGAGTTCTTGAACAGGATATCGCAAATTTACAATCACTTATTACATTCAATCGTTCGGAATTGAAAAAAATTGCTGTTGAATCAGACAACATACATGTGATGAATATTAATCAAATCAAAAAATTCATAAGTAAATGTAATAAGCAAGAGAATATTTACACCGAAGAAGAGGTAAATGATTTACATAATAAACTAATCCCATATACGCAAGTATCTGAGGAAGATAAACAAAAACATATTGAAAGGATAAAAAATACATATAAAAAGTAATTGTATTAATATTCAAACAATAAGCATTTGATAGCTTACGATCAGTACCTTAAGTAATGATAAAGACAGATATCTCATAGAATTATCAGACTCTTAATCAGGGTGTCCAGGGTTCGAACCCCTGATCGCGCACTTAAAGGCACTGTTTTTGGGGACGCGAAGCCCCGGGGACGGTGTTTTTTTGCGTCGTAAAGAAGGCATGTTTTGAAATATTTAGTAATTATGTATTCAATTTCTTCGTTGTTCTTTAGACAAGTTGCCCTTGAGTTGAACATGGCAACTAAATAGGAACAGGATATGCGGAGGATAAGGAAATGGTGGATTTAATCAATAAACTGAGTATTATGATTATCATCGGAACGACAGTTTTTATCGCAGTTACATATGTGTACCAAAACATAAAATATAAAAATTCGCAATATGGCAGGCAGAGCAGCCTTTCATTTTGGAAAGTAATGTCTGATACAGGGATGAGAGGAGAATATCGGGTGTCAGTCATACTGAAGCAGGCAAAATATTATAAAAAATTCATCTTTAACTGTTATGTGCCAAACTATAGAAATGATCTCACGGAAATAGATATTATCATGTTGACCACCAAAGGGATCTTTGTGGTTGAAAATAAAAATTATGGGGGATGGATTTTTGGAGATGAGCAGAGCAGAAACTGGTGCCAGGCATTGAACGGGAAGAAATCATTTTTTTATAATCCGGTAAAGCAGAACAGCAGCCATATTAAGAATCTTAACAAGATACTCAAACAGGATAAATCCAAATTGAAATCTCTTATTGTTTTTAATCGCTCGCGGTTGAGAAAGGTCAGCATTGACAGTGAAAACGTATTTGTGATCACTTCAGATCAGGTGAAGGGATTTCTTAACCGTTGCAGAAGTCAGGCAGATGTTTATACGGAACAGGAAGTAAATGACATGTATGAAAGGCTGATTCCTTACACAAAGGTATCCGAAGAAACGAAGCGGAGACATGCAGAGCGGATTCAAAATACATATAAATAAAAAATCGGTCAGGCGGGAGCCCGGCGGTGTCGCCAGGCTGCGAAATAACCAGGTGATCAGTTTTCTAAAGGAGAAGGACCGAATACAATTACATCGGTTTCAAGTTTTTATTAAGCCTCTCAACCATCCATGATAAGCGGCTGCTTCGTCCCGCATCTGTCTTAGCATCGAAATACCCCCGGGTATATGTTTTTTTGACTGACGGTGACATAGACAGGAAATTGGTATAAGCCGGTTCATACTCTTTCAGCAGCTCGGACACAGAAGCAATCTGGTCTTCTGTGATTGCCGGAGGTTTTGAGGCGTTCCACTGACCATTTTTTTTAGCTTCTTCCATCTTACGTCTGCCATAATCTGTCATGATGCCCTGCTTTTCCAGCTTTTCGGTCAATGCTTTGTTCTTCTCAGACCACTTACTGTTCTCTCTGCGCAGGGAAAAGTATTTTTTATAGGATACATCATCGATCCGCTGCATTTGTCCGTCAATCCACCCAAAACATAGGGCCTCTTCGAGAGCCTCACTGGCTTTTAATGTTTTGGGTCCGCCTGCTTTACCGAACAGCAGCCAGATCCCTGCTTCTGACAGACAATTTTCATTCAGCCATTTTCTGAAGTCCTCTCTGCTGGAAAATTTCATCATCTCGTTCATGGTACAGCTCCCTTCTGCGTCATTTCAAAAATGACGCTGTTGAATTATGTTATTCGGTTTCTGAACAGGTGTACCCGTCAGACTTTCCTTTGCCCTGCAGTTATGCCCATGTGTCTGTCCCTCTGCGGCGAAGCTGGTCATTGCTACCTTTCGATGTTTATCACTTGCTGTTATTGTAACAAAAACCTGGATTACAGAAGAAACACCGCAGATCCTATCTGGAATCAGAGATGATACACCAGAGTTACTGGAACAGTCAAACCTCATCCGGATATATGCGGCAGCCGGGAAAGGTCAGACGGTAGGATATTGGGGTATTGGTGGTTTATCATAGAATTCTCCTTACCAGGTAAGCGCTTTGACCGGCTGTTATAAAACAGGTTTGCTCCTGTTAAACCTGCAGTTCCCGTATCAATTCCCTGATCTGTGATATGATTTTAATCCGGTGGATTCCCATATAGCCGGACCTGTCGGCGATTCGGAACAGATGCTCCCGGCAGACCAATACGATATCCGGCTGGGAAATTTCAAATACAGTAAAGGATGACGTCATACGGAGCAGCAGCGCATGCTGCCCCTCTTTTACCATCAGTCCTCCTTCTTTATAAGATGGCTCTCTCTGAGGAACAAAATGGTAATTGTCGCAGCGCTCCATGATACGCAGGATATTTTTCAGGTGAAGGACATAGGTCTCCGGCGTATAACGTAGAGGTTCTTTGTTCATTCCGCAGGATAGTATAATGGGAACCATTCCGGCGCGGACTTCCTCTGCAGTTGCCAGGCTCACAATATCAATCAGCTCGTATTTATCCCGTTCTTTTTCAATCAGCCTCATCTCATCTATAAACAGTCTGCCAAGCCTTTTTAAATCCACATATTTTGTCTTTTCAATACAGTAATCCATCAGTTCGGGAGGAGCTGTTTCTGCGGACAAAGCAGGCAGCTTCTGGATACGCGTTCCGGTGGAAGTGAGAAATTTTGTAAAACATTGTTTTAACTTCTCCGGCATTGTATAGATGTCCATCATCGGACGGCAGAGGGACAGATAATCCTGGAATTCTGTTTCATATGTCTGAATCAGGCGCAGGTCGGTGGTCAGCATGGTTGCGTATCCGGACTGCCGGCCCGCAATGGAGTTTGAAGTCATGGCAACCTCTCCTGGCACCAGCACCAGTGTACGCCGGTGAACCTGGTCGCGGATCCGCGGATAATAATATGCGTTTGCCCGTCCTGTGAGATAAACAGGGATCCACCGCAGGAGGGAATCAAAAGCATGATCAGCAGAGCTTACAGGGGGTGTGATGTGACAGAATTGAAAACCCTGCTGTACGAGTTTCAGACCCCAGTCCTGGAGGCTGCAAAGAAACTCCGGGTCTTCCGAAATCCATTCATCCGATTGATCGGCGAATAAAAAGACGGTGCACGGCTTATCCAGAGAAAGAAGGTGCCTTATGAGTGTACGCGCTGCCGCGCGTTTTCCTTCGCTGCCGAAGTAGAGTGCATTGTCAGTATTGATGTCGCAGGATTCGGGAAGAGAATCTGTGCTTCTGTTCTCCAGGGTAAGCGTTTCAAAGGTGCGCAGGAAATGCCCCACTTCATCTGAATCGCCCAGAAGCCAGTAATAGAGCAGGTCCGTAAGCTGATCACTTTTAACGGTGTGGGACAGACTGATGCCCAGCATTTCCGAGAGCGCCTGCCTCTGATATTTTGTGGTACAGCGTTTTGTGAAATAGAGTGCCATGATTTTCAGATATTCCCGGTTGCGTGGGACTCCTCTGGTTCCTGTGCGCAGACGGCTGATAAGGGAGGGATCGACCTGCAGTTCACGTGCCAGCATCCGGTTCGATGTTTGTGTCAGGTTCATCATAAATGTCAGTTTTTCATACAGCTGCATATAATCACCACCTTTTACATCCAGTATACACGAAAAATTTAAAATCCTCAATAGCAATGTCATTGTTAATGACACAAAAGTGTCAATGCCAAATTACCTATTTGCATTGATAATAAATAGGAGATGAAGTATCCTAAAATGAGAAATATAATATCCTGATTAGGTGCAGCAGATCATGCAGATGCAAGGTGAGTGATTTACCTGAGGGATCAGGTCAACAAAACGTTATTTAGTAAAAAGAGCAGGAACTGTCATTATCGTTGCCATATTGGAGAGGTATATTCAGAGTTGTATATATTTATATGAGGAGCACAGCTGTCGAGAGGCAGTGTCGCAAAGCTACAGGGGTTTCCCCTGCGGATGAGGTCCGCAGGAAAGCCAGCCAGTTGCATTTAGTAAAACCGGCTTTGTATGGCAAGGCCGGTTTTATAATTTATACAATGTAATTCAGAATGGGTGCACAGAAAAAAAGAAAGGCAGGGGTAAATCCAATGGAGAAGAAAAAGAAAAAAATCACGCCGGCCGCGGTGGCAGGTATCGTTCTGTGCGTGATCTTCATTCCAATTATCATCATAAATCTTGTGCTGATCATCAGCAGTTACATAAATCCGGGAGAACTTCCTGGAGTGTTTGGGATAAAGCCTGCGGTGGTGCTTTCCGGTTCAATGGAGCCGGACATAAAGCCCGGCGATCTGATTTTTATTCATGACATCGGTGCAGAAGATCTGAAAAAGGATGACGTTATCTGTTATCTGCTGTCGGGCAAGGCGGTCACTCACCGCATTGTGGATATCACCACGGGTGAGAACGGGAAAATTCAATATATCACACAGGGAGATGCAAACAATGCAGTAGACCAGGCGGCTGTCGACGAACAGCAGGTTCAGGGCGTCTGGAAAGGCGGGCGCGTCGGAGGAATGGGTGATGTTATTCTCTTTATGCAGTCCACCATCGGTATGATTCTCTTTATCATCTGTCCGCTGCTGCTCTTTTTCCTGTGGGACATCTGGCGCAGGCACCGCATGGATAAGGAGGAGTCTGCACGGACCGCTGAGCTGGAGGCAGAACTGGCTGCCCTGAAGTCCGGGAAAGAAGGTAATGACTGCACGGCGGATACCAAAGAACCATAAAGCAGTCTATTATGTATGCATTGGCCCAGGCTTCCGGGGCACAGCCGGGGGACAGCGGGCCATACAGAACCGGGTACGAAAGTGTGCCTGGGATATCAAGTGCCACAGGCACACGGGAACCCTGAGCAGGCTCAGCCACTGACGCCGGAGGGTTCTTAACAAGCACAGAAAGAGAGGAATAAGTTATGAAAAAAAGATCTTATGCAGCGCGTTTCGGTGCCATGGCACTGACACTGACCCTGGTGACCGCCTGTCTGCTGGGCGGAACGATGGCCCGGTATGTCACAGAAGTGAGCGGCAGCGCGACGGCTGCGGTTGCCGCCTGGAGCTTTAAGGCGAACGGGAAAGATGGAACAGAAAATTTTATGCTGGATTTAGGGGATACCCGAACAGCATACCAAACAGAGGACATTAAAGATAAGGTTATTGCCCCTGGAACCACTGGGAAATTTGATATTGCGATTGACGGTACCGGAAGTGAGGTGGGGATTGATTACAGTGTAGCGATTGCAGCTGCCGCTGGAACAACACTTCCAGACGACATGGTATTTTCTACAGAGGAAATTACAGCTGATAATGCAGGACAAAAATTAGCTGAATTTAAAATTGATGGTGGAAATATTCCATATAGTGATACTGCTGACGCTATGAAAAAGACCATTGAAGTTTATTGGTCATGGGCGTTTGATGCGGATAATACAAAGGATACAAATGACAACGAATTTGCCAATGAGGACTGGACACTGGAGATCACTGTAACCGGAAAACAGGCAACACCTGAAACACCAACAACCTGACCAGCCATTTATGCCGCCCCCTGTGCCGGGACGGACTCTTTGAGGGCTTTCAGCCCTCGGCAAAGGGGAGTGGAACACCGCGCCTTTTGCCATAGGCTGAAATACCAGCTTCCCGAGAAGGAGGAAACGCCATGGAACATCCAGGCAGTGATTATAGAAAGAGCGATAAAAGACAGAACGGGCGGCGTTTGCTGCCGCTGATTCTTCTTCTGCTCGTTTTGACATTTATTACTTCCAGTATCGTGGGTTTTATCCTGGGACGAAACACGGTCGAGGCGCCTCTTGGGCAGGTCATAGATACTGTACTGCTGTCTCCGGAGGATGAGCCTTTGCAGACAGTTCTCCACCTGTCCGGCAGGGTGATGTATTCTGATGGTTCGCCGGCAGCAGGGCACACACTGGAGCTGCACAGTGATCCGCTGAGAACAGTTTCCGCTGCCAATGGAGGATTTCTCTTTCCAAACGTGACCACAGGAGAGCATACCCTTTCCGTATTGAACAAAGACAGTACGGTGGCGGCACAGCGCAGCATCAGGATTGTCAGTGACAGCGCCGGGGAGGGTGCATCCATTGAACGTCTGGACAACGGTGAATACCTGATTGCGGTCAATGCCGAACTGCGTGTTCTCGAAATTGATATCAACCTGGACGACGGTGAACTGTATATAGATGCCGAAAGGTTTTCGTATGCCACAAGAGACGGGATTGTCATCACACCGGGGGGGACCGCCTCAATCAAAGACGGGGTTGTCGTGACTCCCTGCGGTAATGTACATCTGCCGGACGGAACCATCGTATTTCCGGGCGGTTCCTCAGCAGACCCTACTTATATTGTTCAGAAAGATGACACCGTGCTGGTCGACCAGTCGTTTTCCGCGGGAGGAATTGAAGTTGCTTCTGACGGGACCGTAACTTTGGCGGATGGGACGGTTATCGCCCCCGGCGGTGAGATCCGGATGCCGGACGGAACAGTTAACACACCGGGAGATACAGGTGTGATTATCAAACATCAGACCGTCAGGCCTATTGGCAGTGAGAGCCGGGAACAGCCCGATGTTTCCGTGACCCCGGCCGCTGTGACTCCCCGTCAGACACCCGGAGGGGGGCGGGAAGAGTCTACAGTC
This window encodes:
- a CDS encoding signal peptidase I; this translates as MEKKKKKITPAAVAGIVLCVIFIPIIIINLVLIISSYINPGELPGVFGIKPAVVLSGSMEPDIKPGDLIFIHDIGAEDLKKDDVICYLLSGKAVTHRIVDITTGENGKIQYITQGDANNAVDQAAVDEQQVQGVWKGGRVGGMGDVILFMQSTIGMILFIICPLLLFFLWDIWRRHRMDKEESARTAELEAELAALKSGKEGNDCTADTKEP
- a CDS encoding YdeI/OmpD-associated family protein; this encodes MNEMMKFSSREDFRKWLNENCLSEAGIWLLFGKAGGPKTLKASEALEEALCFGWIDGQMQRIDDVSYKKYFSLRRENSKWSEKNKALTEKLEKQGIMTDYGRRKMEEAKKNGQWNASKPPAITEDQIASVSELLKEYEPAYTNFLSMSPSVKKTYTRGYFDAKTDAGRSSRLSWMVERLNKNLKPM
- a CDS encoding major coat protein, producing the protein MESIVTSLTSSFTEIGSSITGVIGSVLPIALPIIGGILVVTVSIKVFKKVTGKA
- a CDS encoding carboxypeptidase-like regulatory domain-containing protein, whose translation is MEHPGSDYRKSDKRQNGRRLLPLILLLLVLTFITSSIVGFILGRNTVEAPLGQVIDTVLLSPEDEPLQTVLHLSGRVMYSDGSPAAGHTLELHSDPLRTVSAANGGFLFPNVTTGEHTLSVLNKDSTVAAQRSIRIVSDSAGEGASIERLDNGEYLIAVNAELRVLEIDINLDDGELYIDAERFSYATRDGIVITPGGTASIKDGVVVTPCGNVHLPDGTIVFPGGSSADPTYIVQKDDTVLVDQSFSAGGIEVASDGTVTLADGTVIAPGGEIRMPDGTVNTPGDTGVIIKHQTVRPIGSESREQPDVSVTPAAVTPRQTPGGGREESTVTTPRQTPQPEVTVIPTPGATDSGEDDKGNKDTKEEQGELTIYAENRTGTFTAWEQLRVINLFYNRETNKQQTIAPGSSGYYLFRLENSRDKKLNVTLDISRRAGSPYLPLQFTLRTSGQIKGGTSGTLESKEKLKLGAEIAGNTSAVYRLDWEWPFEGRDEADTSAGDQGGTYTLQLKIHAEEVG
- a CDS encoding nuclease-related domain-containing protein → MVDLINKLSIMIIIGTTVFIAVTYVYQNIKYKNSQYGRQSSLSFWKVMSDTGMRGEYRVSVILKQAKYYKKFIFNCYVPNYRNDLTEIDIIMLTTKGIFVVENKNYGGWIFGDEQSRNWCQALNGKKSFFYNPVKQNSSHIKNLNKILKQDKSKLKSLIVFNRSRLRKVSIDSENVFVITSDQVKGFLNRCRSQADVYTEQEVNDMYERLIPYTKVSEETKRRHAERIQNTYK
- a CDS encoding med21 domain-containing protein, whose amino-acid sequence is MKKKWMKVITTLLLCLTLVVSSAYIAYKTPQEVEAIAIVDDVAILLMFLASAGITYTGYVDVDQNVDNWAQDLQGVADDVAGLMDGISFDLAYEESGMTNPETDPDQDPNNKPSKWEQFKNLVKKNLDKHGGLYLKGAIATIFLQANEKLVDMLPKGDYMDFATQELAKQENITDLIPYDEFLRRLEDKPYYFMLVGTAKGGTEKTVTIMMQKDPFALMRADKGPYYGAYTQSRGSNRYTYSDGAWKTTNTPLMTYYEINPNYAYSISSNVPVFPWGDSGFTDYYNAHCIEQEPYVAKPASKLNNSNIALTSKAQESPEVQELPKQVYMPSKSQLQDYINQLQNAQSTAERQSAVDNFVNTITTPVTDPGTDPGNPDNPDITPTPPPEQPDNPDNESFTADLKTLFPFCIPFDLMHTFELLDAEPQVPTFTLPFHVEFRGKVLADEKWIIDFQDYDSVVKIFRILETLGFCVALILSTRTLIKG
- a CDS encoding helix-turn-helix transcriptional regulator is translated as MIDENYFGRRLEECIKKAGYTNSQITKELNLSKNAIGNYKNNQIPNASILYKISQILGTTMEYLLTGKNESELTDEESKIIKAYRLAPEGIQQATKKILDIPDTGKSSNSKIG
- a CDS encoding nuclease-related domain-containing protein produces the protein MDQLANLATEFFVIVVFIVTIVVGIQVYIQNKRYKNSSYGKQSKISFFKIIEDKGARGEYRTSYELEKANFYKKFIFNCYVPNYKNELTEIDIIMLSTKGIFVVENKNYAGWIFGDENSKNWCQTLNGKKSFFYNPIKQNKSHIKNLNRVLEQDIANLQSLITFNRSELKKIAVESDNIHVMNINQIKKFISKCNKQENIYTEEEVNDLHNKLIPYTQVSEEDKQKHIERIKNTYKK